A single genomic interval of Calditrichota bacterium harbors:
- a CDS encoding ABC transporter ATP-binding protein, translating into MLLEVRNLTVRYGGVTAVNGIDLDVGAGEAVALIGSNGAGKSSTLMALSGIAPAIGSIRFDGEEIGSLSPVERVRRGIVQVPEGRRIFPRLTVDENILMGGYVGGNKPITYREERKDAITRSEDTAPHPGLQTSLRRERYSDRFEEVLNLFPILKERLRQMGGTLSGGEQQMLAIARGLMAEPRLMLLDEPSLGLAPLLVQRIYETIERLVATGRSILLVEQNARAALRVSHRAYCLETGIITLSGRAVDLTGDRRVQEAYLGVAGA; encoded by the coding sequence CTGCTGCTCGAGGTGCGAAACCTCACGGTCCGGTATGGTGGAGTCACGGCAGTCAATGGCATCGACCTGGATGTTGGAGCCGGTGAAGCAGTAGCCCTCATCGGATCGAATGGCGCCGGCAAGTCATCAACACTAATGGCATTAAGCGGCATAGCCCCGGCGATAGGGTCGATTCGGTTCGATGGCGAGGAGATTGGCAGCCTTTCGCCAGTCGAACGAGTCCGTCGTGGTATCGTTCAGGTCCCGGAAGGTCGGCGAATATTCCCGCGCCTTACGGTCGACGAGAATATCCTTATGGGAGGATACGTTGGAGGTAATAAGCCGATTACGTATCGGGAGGAAAGGAAAGATGCAATAACGAGGAGCGAAGATACGGCGCCTCACCCCGGACTGCAAACTTCACTCCGCAGAGAGAGATATTCCGACAGATTTGAGGAGGTGCTCAACCTGTTCCCTATCCTGAAGGAGAGACTGCGACAAATGGGGGGAACGTTGTCGGGCGGGGAGCAACAAATGCTGGCTATTGCGCGCGGCCTTATGGCCGAGCCGAGGCTTATGTTGCTCGATGAACCGTCACTGGGGCTGGCGCCACTGCTTGTGCAGCGGATTTACGAGACAATTGAGCGGCTCGTGGCGACGGGGCGCTCAATCTTGTTGGTTGAGCAAAACGCCCGGGCGGCTCTTCGAGTGTCGCACCGCGCTTACTGCCTGGAAACCGGGATCATTACGCTAAGCGGGCGAGCGGTGGACCTGACGGGCGATCGGCGGGTGCAGGAAGCATATTTAGGAGTAGCGGGAGCGTAA
- a CDS encoding NADH-quinone oxidoreductase subunit N, with product MTINLLPFLPELILAGGILGLLIVDLIVKERQGHIAAGISAVLLVAIAGAALAGEEKVGGYLFGAVVQDGAALYFRLLFIAATLISIAMLAFRFRDEGEPYVLVLSSVLGMFLLAGSNDIVTLFVGFELVSIPSYILAGYGRKEPKSAEAALKYVLFGAMSSGLMLYGFSLLYGLTATTSLPEMGSRLMAQGSGAGAATVIGLILVLAGIGYKMALVPLHFWCPDVYEGSPTPITAFFSVAPKAAGFAALFRLLPLYTNASPFLGLSAVGFFTAVSAVTMTYGNLGAIWQTSLKRLLAYSSIAHAGYMLMGFCAVAAFPTGEVRDLAVASVMFYLAVYMFMNLGAFFVVDRVERIKNLEFRMQNDGEASDHISRFRGLGKSHPVPALLMAVFLFSLTGLPPLAGFIGKFYLLAALVKGELIALAIIAIANTVVSLFYYIRVIREMYLDEPEAIEWESEVESSQNRWLTVSLGLATVVPTIVLGVFFGPLAEWIAGRL from the coding sequence ATGACCATCAACCTCCTCCCCTTCCTCCCCGAACTGATCCTGGCCGGGGGAATTCTCGGGCTGCTGATCGTCGATCTTATTGTCAAGGAGCGGCAAGGTCACATCGCAGCCGGGATCAGCGCGGTGCTGTTAGTCGCCATTGCGGGTGCCGCCCTCGCCGGCGAAGAGAAGGTCGGCGGCTACCTCTTCGGCGCGGTCGTCCAGGACGGCGCGGCGCTCTATTTCCGCTTGCTCTTCATCGCCGCGACGTTGATCAGCATCGCAATGCTCGCCTTCCGCTTCCGGGATGAAGGCGAGCCTTATGTGCTCGTCTTGTCGAGCGTCTTGGGGATGTTCCTGCTGGCCGGTTCAAACGACATCGTAACGCTCTTCGTCGGATTCGAACTGGTCTCGATTCCGTCCTATATCCTTGCCGGCTACGGTCGTAAGGAGCCCAAGTCAGCGGAAGCGGCACTCAAATATGTCCTGTTCGGAGCGATGTCTTCGGGCTTGATGCTCTACGGCTTCTCGCTGCTCTACGGGCTGACCGCGACGACCAGTCTGCCCGAAATGGGCTCAAGGCTTATGGCTCAAGGCTCTGGGGCAGGCGCCGCGACGGTCATCGGGCTGATACTGGTGCTGGCAGGGATTGGCTATAAGATGGCGTTGGTGCCGCTCCACTTCTGGTGTCCGGACGTTTATGAAGGCTCGCCGACGCCGATAACAGCGTTCTTTTCGGTCGCGCCCAAGGCGGCAGGTTTTGCCGCGCTGTTCAGATTATTGCCGCTTTACACCAATGCATCGCCGTTCCTTGGTCTTTCTGCAGTTGGTTTTTTCACCGCCGTTTCGGCGGTTACGATGACCTATGGCAATCTGGGGGCCATCTGGCAGACTTCACTGAAAAGGCTGCTGGCTTATTCATCGATTGCGCATGCCGGCTATATGCTGATGGGATTCTGCGCGGTCGCGGCATTTCCCACAGGCGAAGTCCGTGACCTTGCCGTCGCGAGCGTCATGTTCTACCTTGCCGTCTATATGTTTATGAATTTGGGAGCATTCTTTGTTGTGGACCGGGTAGAACGAATTAAGAATTTAGAATTTAGAATGCAGAATGACGGAGAAGCATCCGATCATATAAGTCGGTTCAGGGGGTTGGGTAAGTCGCATCCGGTACCGGCGCTGCTTATGGCCGTCTTTCTCTTCAGTCTGACCGGCTTGCCGCCACTGGCAGGATTTATCGGGAAGTTTTATCTTCTGGCGGCGCTGGTGAAGGGGGAGTTAATCGCCCTTGCGATAATCGCTATCGCCAACACAGTCGTCTCGCTATTCTACTATATTAGGGTAATCCGGGAAATGTATCTTGATGAACCCGAAGCCATAGAGTGGGAATCAGAAGTTGAATCGTCTCAAAATCGCTGGTTGACGGTGTCATTGGGACTTGCGACTGTGGTGCCAACGATAGTCTTAGGCGTTTTCTTCGGACCGCTTGCGGAGTGGATAGCAGGGAGGCTGTAG